A genomic region of Leptolyngbya sp. NIES-2104 contains the following coding sequences:
- a CDS encoding CHAT domain-containing protein, which yields MARSRQFVRLSSSVTSATQISLALGLCLSFGAASVAHSPQVNPPVERSQSVDQRVQQGRISYQAGQYVQAIADWKQAEIEYDAKSNRANQALILSYLALAHKQIGSLSEASESIAKSLKLLVGTSHPRILAQVLNTQGEIQFTQGQVEAALTTWKQATALYTQLGEDTPKIGSLLNQVQAQQALGLLLQARQTLAEVERLLQRQSNSRLKAIALRSLGDSWLRVGNAARSRQFLEQSLKLSDVEADATLLSLGNAARSQQDTTAALAFYQRSNQPQALLNRFSLLVEMGQREQSKALIPEIQSRLSTLPLSRSTVYARINFSQSLIKLDSVAAAQTLAIALQEARKLGDRRAETYALGYLGQVYEQTQQQSEAQKLTEQALMTAQTIQAPEISYQWQWQLGRLLRAQGQTQAATQSYRLAFQSLQSIRSDLAASNPDLQFSFRERVEPVYREYVEVLLSSPTPAQENLKQARQVIESLRLAELDNFFRTACLAGKIVEIDSLKTQTQAAVVYPIILPDRIDIILSLPEQPLRHYTVQVAQSELETTLEELRQNLEKPITTPQGKQLGKKVYDWLIQPIAAELEQQKTNTLVFVLDGALRNVPIAALHDGQRYLIERYSVALSPGLQLLNPQPIQNQKLQAIAAGLTQERHGFSALTNVASELKELQAEVPSQILLNQAFTSAKLREQIQALPFPIVHLATHGQFSSNADETFILAWDKPIKVNELSLLLRDREDLQSQAIELLVLSACETAEGDKRAALGLAGVAVQAGARSTLASLWSLDDQSGARFIGQFYRELAKDKVSKAEALRQAQLSLLRDPNFRHPRYWAPYVLLGNWL from the coding sequence ATGGCACGATCGCGTCAATTTGTAAGACTGAGTAGCAGTGTGACTTCTGCAACGCAAATTAGCTTGGCACTTGGGTTATGTTTATCGTTCGGGGCTGCCTCTGTTGCCCATTCTCCACAAGTGAATCCGCCTGTCGAGCGATCGCAGTCTGTTGATCAACGGGTGCAGCAGGGACGCATCTCTTACCAGGCGGGGCAGTATGTTCAAGCGATCGCAGACTGGAAACAAGCTGAAATAGAATATGATGCCAAAAGCAATCGCGCCAATCAAGCCTTGATTTTGAGCTACCTTGCCTTAGCGCACAAGCAAATCGGTTCTCTAAGCGAAGCCTCTGAATCCATTGCAAAAAGCTTAAAACTTCTAGTAGGCACATCTCACCCTCGGATTTTGGCACAAGTTTTAAATACGCAAGGGGAAATTCAATTCACTCAGGGACAGGTCGAAGCGGCACTGACAACCTGGAAACAAGCGACAGCACTTTATACGCAACTGGGTGAGGACACGCCAAAGATTGGCAGTTTGCTCAATCAAGTCCAGGCACAGCAGGCTTTAGGATTACTATTGCAAGCGAGACAAACCTTAGCAGAAGTCGAACGGTTGCTGCAACGACAGTCTAATTCACGGTTGAAAGCGATCGCATTAAGAAGTCTAGGGGATAGCTGGCTCCGGGTCGGGAACGCGGCGCGATCGCGGCAATTTTTAGAGCAAAGTTTGAAGCTGTCCGATGTAGAAGCTGACGCAACGCTGTTGAGTCTAGGCAATGCCGCACGATCGCAGCAGGACACGACAGCAGCCTTGGCATTCTATCAGCGATCGAATCAACCCCAGGCGTTACTGAATCGATTTAGCCTGCTAGTCGAAATGGGGCAGCGAGAACAAAGTAAAGCCTTGATTCCTGAAATTCAATCCAGGTTATCCACTTTACCTTTGAGTCGATCGACGGTTTATGCTCGGATTAATTTTTCTCAAAGCTTGATCAAACTTGATTCCGTAGCCGCTGCTCAAACGTTAGCGATCGCACTCCAAGAAGCCCGAAAATTAGGCGACAGGCGGGCTGAAACGTATGCGCTAGGGTATCTGGGTCAAGTCTATGAACAAACACAGCAGCAATCAGAAGCACAAAAGCTGACCGAACAAGCATTAATGACTGCCCAAACGATTCAAGCCCCAGAGATTTCTTATCAATGGCAGTGGCAACTTGGACGACTGCTCAGGGCACAAGGACAAACTCAGGCAGCAACTCAGAGCTATCGTTTAGCGTTTCAGTCCTTGCAGTCGATTCGATCTGATTTAGCAGCATCGAATCCTGATTTACAATTCTCGTTTCGGGAGCGTGTAGAGCCAGTGTATCGAGAATATGTAGAGGTATTGCTGAGTTCGCCCACTCCCGCACAAGAGAACCTGAAACAAGCGCGTCAAGTAATTGAATCACTGCGGTTGGCAGAACTCGATAACTTTTTCCGAACCGCTTGTTTAGCAGGAAAGATTGTCGAGATTGATTCACTCAAAACACAGACTCAAGCAGCCGTTGTTTACCCGATTATTTTACCCGATCGCATTGATATCATTCTTAGCCTTCCAGAACAACCACTACGTCACTATACAGTTCAGGTTGCACAATCTGAGCTAGAAACAACTTTAGAAGAACTGCGACAGAATTTAGAAAAACCAATCACTACACCGCAGGGCAAGCAACTGGGTAAGAAGGTCTATGATTGGCTGATTCAACCCATTGCAGCCGAGCTAGAACAGCAGAAAACCAACACGCTTGTATTTGTCCTGGATGGAGCTTTGCGAAATGTGCCGATCGCGGCTCTCCATGATGGACAACGCTACTTAATTGAGCGCTACAGCGTTGCTTTATCTCCTGGGTTGCAATTGCTCAATCCTCAACCGATTCAGAATCAGAAATTACAAGCGATCGCGGCTGGATTAACCCAAGAACGTCACGGTTTTAGTGCTTTGACAAATGTAGCTTCAGAACTCAAAGAACTGCAAGCCGAAGTTCCGAGTCAGATTTTGCTCAATCAAGCCTTTACCAGCGCAAAATTGCGAGAACAAATACAGGCGTTACCGTTTCCGATCGTGCATTTAGCAACTCATGGACAATTTAGCTCTAACGCCGATGAAACGTTCATATTAGCTTGGGATAAGCCGATTAAAGTGAATGAACTAAGTTTGTTATTGCGCGATCGCGAAGACCTACAAAGCCAAGCGATCGAACTCTTAGTTCTAAGTGCCTGCGAAACGGCTGAGGGCGATAAACGAGCAGCATTAGGATTGGCAGGCGTGGCAGTGCAAGCTGGGGCGCGGAGTACTCTAGCTTCATTGTGGAGCTTAGATGATCAATCGGGAGCGCGATTTATTGGGCAGTTCTACCGCGAATTAGCGAAAGATAAAGTCTCAAAGGCAGAAGCACTCAGACAAGCGCAACTATCTTTACTTCGCGACCCCAATTTCCGTCATCCCAGGTATTGGGCACCTTATGTCTTATTAGGGAACTGGCTGTAA
- the cas1d gene encoding type I-D CRISPR-associated endonuclease Cas1d, with protein MPVLYVTQPDAILNKSYEAFIVKLKQADGTWKKQTIPAQTVEQVVLMGNPQVTGDALMYALELGMPVHYLSGFGKHLGSALPAYSRNGQLRLAQYRRYEDQVQKLELVKAIVTTKIHNQATVLYRHGVKEHPLKQRKASVAAQKTIDQVRGMEGLAAREYFGYWSQMLKGDWQFSGRNRRPPTDPVNALLSFAYGLLRSQVTAAVHLAGLDPYIGYLHEVTRGQPALVLDLMEEFRALIADNVVLTVLNNREIQQKDFMESLGAYRLSDAGRRTFLQGFERKLSDEFTHPVFEYRCSYRKAIELQARLLARHLQEDVPYKPLAVR; from the coding sequence ATGCCAGTTCTGTATGTAACTCAGCCCGATGCGATTCTGAACAAGTCGTATGAGGCGTTTATTGTTAAATTGAAGCAAGCCGATGGGACTTGGAAGAAGCAAACGATTCCGGCTCAGACGGTGGAGCAGGTTGTGTTGATGGGGAATCCACAAGTAACCGGAGATGCTTTGATGTATGCGCTGGAATTGGGGATGCCTGTACATTATCTATCAGGATTCGGTAAGCATTTGGGGTCGGCATTGCCTGCTTATTCTCGCAATGGACAGCTTCGATTGGCGCAGTATCGCAGGTATGAAGATCAGGTGCAGAAGTTGGAATTGGTGAAAGCGATCGTCACCACGAAAATCCACAATCAAGCGACGGTGTTGTATCGGCATGGGGTGAAAGAGCATCCTTTGAAGCAGCGGAAAGCGAGTGTGGCGGCTCAGAAGACGATCGATCAAGTGCGGGGGATGGAAGGGTTAGCGGCGCGGGAGTATTTTGGTTATTGGTCGCAGATGTTGAAGGGGGATTGGCAGTTTTCCGGGCGAAATCGTCGTCCGCCGACTGATCCGGTGAATGCGTTGTTGAGTTTTGCTTATGGATTATTGCGATCGCAAGTGACAGCAGCAGTGCATTTAGCGGGACTTGATCCGTACATTGGTTATCTGCATGAGGTGACGCGGGGACAGCCTGCGTTGGTGCTGGATTTGATGGAGGAGTTTCGCGCTTTGATTGCGGATAATGTGGTGTTGACGGTGTTGAACAATCGGGAGATTCAGCAGAAGGATTTTATGGAAAGTTTGGGTGCGTATCGATTATCGGATGCGGGACGCAGGACGTTTTTGCAGGGGTTTGAGCGGAAATTGAGCGATGAGTTTACGCATCCGGTGTTTGAATATCGCTGTAGTTATCGAAAAGCGATCGAGCTTCAGGCAAGGTTACTCGCTCGGCATTTGCAGGAGGATGTGCCTTACAAGCCGTTGGCGGTGAGGTGA
- a CDS encoding LamG-like jellyroll fold domain-containing protein: MLLQKDNLCHINSIAHEGKVVVFGTATDGKVYYTVRQDGFEENSRKTQMDWENWQILDFPNEPPTKCTFTDEKTADCSVEAKEQQELAIKNKDGQLIRLIRSRYQTRDQTAIAPVQLVSGLGHLYVFRQSITNTLLVDRFVLDGMKNELIRKYEVRFKRSRQKYQPLQSSNAQDQDSLDTLDFRNANGEYFYEPTQEISFIKNLDQGWFSVVLVPTSEHEQYRWHIFAYDQKTKQVEAISLRASEEGRFDVKDYTVMEPDKNDVLKPRNVCGIIRQTIDVGAKLSNGLSATFYYTQSKAAGESTENAPLLKQAAKIMLVMPTERGYAAAINFSIAQDGTLSQIAKSEPKSILQKTEDVLLPVDTLDNIKAIGNNPLPQGKISAIARSTTAQQLDVIPEAKSTVNIGTEIKIEGTTGYNGHYKVGRTIDANTFEVDPPNESVGRWEVLPDEEVVNFDGIITRFQLSDGKLRVTCPNHGLTSSDEVQITGTESYDGIYSVAKLNAASFTIDTQWQPGEVVNLKMQSVKRRGVTFGSSDCITFPTLKLKTPAEKSFGETFSAWIFPVLPEGGSQFILGRKDQSVAMVLEANQLKFSCKWMGNTVTVTCPAPEKNEWVHYAGILSYVQEKVTLTLCKNGTEVGRSPEPLPVNKTQPWSTEFVLGASTAAFQGKIAEVQLWQRARSSQEIKNTMHLLLTGKELDLAGYWRLGAIASVNSEAPAEGEERRVTDFSVYGNDGVVSENAYVSAVTLNRKLKGDSINAAKYSNSELFAVTQCATYEEEFEFKIIPNQPLAPNNVDGQNHPVFQLNHWGQRSRSSKERTPIERENKNADTQFKKLSDGWYRASARFMIPPGVTMLRSFEIDNIKGEWSKLEIRKHRIRLLSNTITEERCGDGTEPLKLEVLGKDTQTLENLVLKLAPLEQEEAKLTAEWLELVAKLNLLEGGGLTKQITDQNQTITTLTNELATLKARLSEISENPLNYWCRLRCRSRLSGAARIYTDTKNLIHGYDSGIANSKVYSNYQFRFEYVDTFNGEPYYTIVSAYENRILDMRTDGSNIVYGHTEHHERENQQWRFVKQSDGYYQIFCRWQQRSLGQDKGTEYSVVGFDTFRSKENEQWLLVKVVEPDGSGLRANDKIDLAEDDVFRKQQQLDQAKQRLAELNALNSIDTNQKETWKRRIGELKRSIETTQTAIGSQTTTFLQNIKRDSVEMNPIYKDSRDLVTTGAFLEFIRSQGRLSAIDSCTGHVQMSYLDVQGKIRQTRYDATDSKWLPDALRTCLNFSQANSVLTLNQSTGISVRDCWTVEAWFAYPLPAIELPDQKLVTREWNTLVGNDQFQIVVNQGKQLGIRSDNGFFNCDYSLKQLALGWHHLAVVTTAGEEPTTIFYLDGQRVGDTRTPISDRIATLKGKSDATAKQEIQELEKKLQHVTFKSNSDTSISLITHIGNHPRGNQPFGKLAEVRVWQIALDADEVEINSKTVLSGNEPGLLAYYPMSDGSSGTVQNISDRSPRKQDGTVSGAVSWFPCAAPIGSLGNQAKVFDGKTDFVDLGNAPQPNSSEPITLSAWIRPFSTAGVQNIVARGFTRSPDAEISLRILNGQYEVGSWDGQPYSAAASINAEDLFTWVHLAGVYDGTNWTLYRNGEVLKSTPARKGAIPVNANWTIGAKSGGTERFFQGEISEVSIWNRALSKSDIQANMWRRLSGKEPGLQKYWRFNQVDAVICTEYATQGIDPVTGQKSAMLRRFFGTIVPGGVSLLSNQRIESLELHWVGNAQFKPTLLGYIEGAPPVPSENLTVSFDYNGATSVELSFAEDVAYRWNRNQEAGFGATSSLFIGVDQTVMAGAVVETQKAMEIRQGFVADLSMRGNFLNSSSVSASNSSTMSDKLELRGMPELTPKFEQLGTRFIPKNVGYALVISGIADVYITRLASSKKMIGYQLQPVEGIEPDINTITFMMNPAYTMNGSLDGMTGMQATSDRFFRHVPQMRNQYGSLYPASYYRIKEAYDLKRAIEQQDAERESYFWNFNSNLVDETSLSRQVDVDVSEKDNKEQRSAVRSRIADSEKLVQARSGLASWQQKMAAIQLKAGKRNIVNTYVWDADGGLRTESQQFASTVEHTIGGSFTLEGAIGGTGGFKVLGVGGELTAQATFNLTQTMTKTESRSRGMSLAVDLSGVERMGITDYKDNPIVPGEKVDRYRFMSFYLEKEKKHFEHFFSQVVDPEWLQGNDEEARALRQVQSGKPNPAWRVMHRVTYIERPALMGFGQDLRKAATDTTPTDTKRLLDRIQGLETENDQLSKKLDQILNLLQSGSVPDSDGKTEQVPNSLS, from the coding sequence ATGCTTTTACAGAAAGATAATCTGTGCCACATCAACAGTATTGCTCATGAAGGCAAAGTCGTAGTCTTCGGGACGGCTACTGATGGCAAAGTTTACTACACGGTGCGGCAGGATGGCTTTGAGGAGAACTCTCGCAAGACTCAGATGGATTGGGAAAATTGGCAGATTTTAGACTTTCCAAACGAACCGCCCACTAAATGCACGTTTACAGACGAGAAGACCGCTGATTGCTCTGTTGAAGCAAAAGAGCAGCAGGAACTCGCGATCAAGAACAAGGACGGGCAGCTTATTCGACTTATCCGCTCGCGCTATCAGACGCGAGACCAAACTGCGATCGCACCCGTTCAATTGGTTTCCGGTTTGGGGCACCTTTACGTTTTTCGGCAGTCTATTACCAATACTCTTCTTGTCGATCGCTTTGTACTCGATGGCATGAAGAATGAATTGATTCGCAAATATGAGGTGCGGTTTAAGCGCAGTCGTCAGAAATATCAACCCCTGCAAAGCTCGAACGCTCAAGACCAAGACTCGCTCGATACGTTAGATTTTCGGAATGCAAACGGCGAGTACTTCTACGAACCAACTCAAGAAATTAGCTTCATCAAAAATCTCGACCAGGGGTGGTTTTCGGTCGTTCTCGTGCCAACGAGTGAACATGAGCAGTATCGCTGGCATATCTTTGCTTACGACCAGAAGACGAAGCAAGTTGAAGCAATCTCTCTACGCGCTTCCGAAGAGGGGCGATTTGATGTCAAAGACTACACAGTCATGGAGCCTGACAAAAACGATGTTCTTAAACCGCGAAATGTTTGTGGCATCATTCGCCAAACGATCGATGTCGGAGCAAAGCTTAGCAACGGGTTGAGTGCTACATTCTACTACACTCAAAGTAAAGCAGCAGGTGAATCAACAGAAAACGCCCCACTTCTAAAACAGGCGGCTAAAATTATGCTGGTGATGCCGACCGAGCGAGGCTATGCCGCAGCCATTAATTTCTCGATCGCTCAAGATGGAACGCTCTCGCAAATTGCTAAGTCCGAACCAAAATCTATCTTGCAGAAAACGGAAGATGTTTTGCTGCCAGTGGACACCCTTGATAATATCAAAGCGATCGGTAACAATCCTTTGCCTCAAGGAAAAATTAGCGCGATCGCACGCAGTACAACCGCTCAGCAACTTGATGTCATTCCAGAAGCAAAATCAACCGTCAACATTGGGACTGAAATCAAAATTGAAGGAACGACAGGCTATAACGGTCACTATAAAGTTGGCAGAACAATCGATGCCAATACATTTGAAGTCGATCCACCGAATGAATCGGTAGGACGCTGGGAAGTGCTGCCCGACGAGGAAGTCGTCAACTTTGATGGCATCATTACTCGCTTTCAACTGTCTGACGGGAAGCTGCGCGTGACCTGCCCGAATCACGGTTTAACGTCTAGTGATGAAGTTCAAATTACTGGAACTGAATCGTATGACGGCATCTATTCTGTAGCGAAATTAAATGCTGCATCTTTTACGATCGATACCCAATGGCAACCCGGTGAAGTCGTTAACCTGAAAATGCAGTCAGTAAAACGGCGCGGCGTGACTTTTGGAAGCAGCGATTGCATCACCTTCCCAACCCTGAAGCTGAAAACGCCCGCCGAAAAGTCTTTTGGGGAAACCTTCTCAGCCTGGATTTTCCCAGTCCTGCCGGAGGGAGGTTCGCAGTTCATTTTAGGGCGCAAGGATCAATCGGTGGCAATGGTGCTTGAAGCAAATCAACTGAAGTTTAGCTGCAAGTGGATGGGCAACACTGTGACTGTGACTTGTCCTGCACCGGAAAAGAATGAGTGGGTGCATTATGCAGGGATTCTCTCTTATGTCCAGGAGAAAGTCACTCTAACCTTGTGTAAGAACGGCACAGAAGTGGGTAGAAGTCCTGAGCCTCTCCCGGTTAACAAAACTCAGCCCTGGTCAACGGAGTTCGTTCTAGGCGCAAGCACAGCAGCTTTTCAAGGGAAAATAGCAGAGGTGCAACTTTGGCAGAGGGCACGTTCTTCGCAAGAGATCAAAAATACGATGCACCTGCTCTTGACGGGGAAAGAGTTGGATTTGGCAGGATATTGGCGATTGGGTGCGATCGCCTCCGTCAACAGCGAAGCTCCCGCAGAGGGCGAAGAAAGACGAGTCACAGATTTCTCAGTCTATGGCAATGATGGCGTAGTCAGCGAGAACGCCTATGTTAGTGCAGTCACATTGAATCGTAAACTCAAAGGCGATTCGATCAATGCAGCAAAATACAGCAACAGTGAACTCTTTGCCGTAACCCAATGCGCCACCTATGAGGAGGAATTTGAGTTCAAGATCATCCCAAATCAGCCTCTAGCCCCGAATAATGTCGATGGTCAAAATCATCCGGTGTTCCAGTTGAACCATTGGGGGCAGCGCAGTCGCAGCAGCAAAGAGCGAACACCGATCGAGCGAGAAAATAAGAATGCTGATACTCAATTTAAGAAGCTTTCAGACGGTTGGTATCGAGCTTCTGCAAGGTTTATGATTCCGCCTGGTGTGACGATGCTGCGATCGTTCGAGATCGACAACATCAAAGGAGAGTGGTCAAAGCTAGAAATCCGCAAACATCGCATTCGATTGTTGTCCAATACGATTACAGAGGAACGCTGCGGCGACGGCACAGAACCTCTGAAGCTAGAGGTATTAGGCAAGGACACTCAAACTCTAGAAAATCTGGTGCTAAAACTTGCTCCCTTAGAACAGGAAGAAGCAAAGCTCACCGCTGAATGGCTGGAACTGGTGGCGAAGCTCAACCTACTTGAGGGAGGAGGGCTAACGAAGCAAATTACAGATCAGAATCAGACGATTACAACGCTCACGAATGAACTAGCCACATTAAAAGCACGCCTTTCAGAAATCTCTGAAAATCCGCTCAACTACTGGTGTCGGTTACGTTGTCGCAGCCGACTCAGCGGTGCAGCCAGAATTTACACCGACACGAAAAACCTGATTCATGGCTATGATTCTGGAATCGCGAACAGTAAGGTTTACAGCAACTACCAGTTCAGGTTTGAGTATGTGGACACGTTCAATGGAGAGCCGTATTACACGATCGTGTCAGCTTACGAAAACCGCATTCTAGATATGCGAACCGATGGCAGCAATATCGTTTATGGTCACACCGAGCATCACGAACGGGAGAATCAGCAATGGCGATTTGTCAAGCAAAGCGATGGCTACTACCAGATTTTTTGTCGTTGGCAGCAACGGAGTCTCGGTCAGGACAAGGGTACTGAATACAGTGTGGTGGGTTTCGACACCTTCAGAAGTAAAGAGAATGAGCAGTGGCTTTTAGTGAAGGTCGTTGAGCCTGATGGTAGCGGTCTACGCGCAAATGACAAGATTGACCTCGCTGAAGACGACGTGTTTCGTAAACAGCAGCAGTTAGATCAGGCGAAACAACGCCTTGCTGAGTTGAATGCTTTAAATAGCATTGACACCAACCAGAAAGAGACATGGAAGCGCCGCATCGGTGAATTAAAGCGATCGATTGAGACCACGCAAACGGCGATCGGTTCTCAAACGACAACGTTCTTGCAGAATATCAAAAGGGATTCTGTGGAGATGAATCCTATCTACAAAGATAGCCGCGATCTAGTGACAACGGGAGCGTTTCTGGAGTTTATTCGATCGCAAGGGCGGTTAAGCGCGATCGATTCCTGCACCGGGCATGTCCAGATGTCTTACTTAGATGTTCAAGGCAAAATTCGTCAAACTCGCTACGATGCCACCGACAGCAAATGGCTCCCAGATGCTCTGCGCACCTGTCTAAATTTCTCACAGGCGAACAGTGTTCTAACATTGAACCAATCCACAGGGATTAGTGTGAGAGATTGCTGGACGGTTGAAGCTTGGTTCGCTTACCCGTTGCCTGCGATCGAGTTACCTGATCAGAAGTTGGTGACTAGAGAATGGAATACTTTGGTCGGAAACGATCAGTTTCAAATTGTGGTCAACCAAGGGAAACAACTAGGCATCCGCAGCGACAATGGTTTCTTTAACTGTGACTATTCTCTAAAGCAACTCGCACTCGGTTGGCATCATCTCGCGGTTGTGACGACGGCAGGAGAAGAACCCACGACGATATTTTATCTCGATGGTCAGCGTGTCGGAGATACCCGCACTCCGATTAGCGATCGCATCGCTACCCTCAAGGGAAAGTCCGATGCCACTGCAAAGCAAGAGATTCAGGAGTTGGAAAAGAAACTACAGCATGTCACCTTCAAAAGTAACAGCGATACTTCGATTAGCTTGATTACGCACATTGGCAATCATCCGAGAGGAAACCAACCCTTCGGCAAGCTGGCGGAAGTGCGAGTCTGGCAAATTGCATTAGACGCGGACGAAGTGGAAATCAACAGCAAAACAGTTCTCAGTGGCAATGAACCCGGCTTACTTGCCTACTATCCGATGAGTGACGGAAGCAGTGGAACTGTTCAGAATATTTCCGATCGTTCACCGCGAAAACAGGATGGAACTGTGTCAGGTGCTGTGAGTTGGTTTCCTTGTGCAGCACCGATCGGTTCTCTAGGAAACCAGGCAAAGGTGTTTGATGGTAAAACCGATTTTGTAGATTTGGGCAATGCTCCACAACCCAACTCCAGTGAACCTATCACTCTCTCAGCTTGGATCAGACCTTTTAGCACAGCAGGAGTTCAAAACATTGTGGCTCGTGGCTTTACCCGCAGTCCAGATGCTGAAATCTCGCTTCGCATTTTGAATGGACAATATGAGGTCGGAAGCTGGGATGGTCAACCCTATAGCGCTGCTGCTTCAATCAATGCAGAGGATCTCTTTACTTGGGTTCATCTCGCTGGCGTTTACGATGGAACGAACTGGACACTCTATCGTAATGGCGAGGTCTTGAAGAGTACGCCTGCTCGCAAGGGTGCAATTCCAGTCAATGCGAACTGGACGATCGGGGCTAAGAGTGGAGGAACTGAGCGATTCTTCCAGGGCGAAATTTCTGAAGTAAGTATTTGGAATCGTGCCTTGTCGAAATCCGACATTCAAGCCAATATGTGGCGGCGGCTATCGGGAAAAGAACCGGGCTTACAGAAATATTGGCGCTTCAATCAGGTCGATGCTGTGATTTGTACAGAATACGCCACTCAGGGCATCGATCCCGTCACTGGACAAAAATCAGCCATGCTGCGACGGTTTTTTGGCACGATCGTTCCTGGCGGAGTTTCATTACTTAGCAACCAACGAATTGAGTCACTGGAACTGCACTGGGTCGGCAATGCTCAATTTAAACCGACCTTGCTTGGCTACATCGAAGGCGCTCCTCCAGTTCCGAGCGAAAATCTCACCGTCAGTTTTGACTACAACGGCGCAACTTCAGTCGAACTCAGCTTTGCTGAAGATGTTGCCTATCGCTGGAATCGAAACCAAGAAGCAGGATTTGGAGCAACCTCTTCCCTGTTCATTGGGGTTGACCAAACCGTGATGGCGGGTGCCGTTGTAGAAACGCAAAAGGCGATGGAAATTCGTCAAGGATTTGTCGCGGATCTGTCAATGCGTGGAAACTTCCTCAACAGCAGTTCGGTTTCAGCGAGCAATTCTAGTACGATGAGCGACAAGTTAGAATTGCGCGGAATGCCAGAACTCACTCCGAAATTTGAACAATTAGGAACCCGCTTTATTCCTAAAAACGTAGGCTATGCCCTGGTGATTTCTGGGATTGCAGATGTTTACATCACACGACTTGCCAGCAGTAAAAAAATGATCGGCTATCAACTGCAACCCGTCGAAGGGATTGAACCGGATATCAATACCATCACCTTCATGATGAATCCTGCCTATACAATGAATGGCAGTTTGGATGGCATGACCGGGATGCAGGCGACCAGCGATCGCTTTTTCCGTCATGTGCCCCAAATGCGGAATCAGTATGGTTCGCTGTACCCTGCGAGCTACTATCGGATCAAAGAAGCCTATGACTTGAAACGAGCGATCGAGCAACAAGATGCCGAGCGTGAATCCTACTTCTGGAACTTCAATAGTAATCTAGTAGACGAAACCTCGCTGAGCAGACAGGTCGATGTCGATGTGTCCGAAAAAGACAATAAAGAGCAACGGAGTGCTGTGAGGTCGAGAATTGCCGATTCTGAGAAACTTGTCCAAGCCAGGAGTGGACTGGCGAGTTGGCAGCAGAAGATGGCAGCGATTCAACTTAAAGCAGGGAAGCGCAATATCGTTAATACCTATGTTTGGGATGCGGATGGCGGCTTACGCACCGAGTCTCAACAGTTTGCAAGCACAGTCGAACATACGATTGGCGGATCATTCACTCTAGAAGGCGCGATCGGGGGCACCGGTGGGTTTAAGGTGCTAGGGGTCGGTGGAGAGTTGACTGCACAAGCAACCTTCAATCTGACTCAAACGATGACCAAAACGGAAAGTCGCAGCCGGGGGATGTCGTTGGCGGTGGATCTCAGTGGCGTAGAGCGGATGGGCATCACGGACTACAAGGACAATCCAATTGTTCCAGGCGAGAAGGTCGATCGCTATCGCTTCATGAGCTTCTACCTAGAAAAAGAAAAGAAGCATTTCGAGCATTTCTTCAGTCAGGTCGTCGATCCAGAGTGGCTCCAAGGCAATGATGAGGAAGCCCGCGCTTTACGGCAGGTACAGTCTGGTAAGCCGAATCCTGCTTGGCGAGTGATGCACCGCGTGACTTACATCGAACGTCCAGCCTTGATGGGGTTTGGTCAAGATCTGCGGAAAGCCGCAACCGATACGACTCCAACGGATACTAAACGTCTGCTCGATCGCATTCAGGGTTTAGAAACTGAGAATGATCAGTTGAGCAAGAAGCTCGATCAAATTCTAAATTTGCTGCAATCTGGCTCTGTTCCTGATTCAGATGGAAAGACAGAACAAGTGCCTAATTCACTGAGTTGA
- the cas2 gene encoding CRISPR-associated endonuclease Cas2: MFYLIIYDLPDSKAANKRRTRLHKLLSGYGTWTQYSVFECFLTAVQFAKLQVQVEKLIKSDEDAVRIYVLDAGAVKRTIAYGSEKPRQVSAIVL, from the coding sequence ATGTTTTACCTAATCATCTATGATTTGCCGGATAGTAAGGCGGCGAATAAGCGGCGGACTCGGCTGCATAAGTTGTTGTCGGGATATGGGACTTGGACGCAGTACAGCGTGTTTGAGTGTTTTTTGACGGCAGTGCAGTTTGCGAAGCTTCAGGTGCAGGTGGAGAAGTTGATCAAGTCAGATGAGGATGCGGTGAGGATTTATGTGCTGGATGCGGGGGCGGTGAAAAGGACGATCGCGTATGGGTCGGAAAAGCCGCGTCAAGTTTCAGCGATCGTTCTATAA
- a CDS encoding four helix bundle protein: MREQEIKGYRDLMVWQRAMDLVVRSYEVTKGLPKSEQYGLISQIQRAAVSIPANIAEGKGRRHLGDYLRHLSIARGSLMELETHVLIAERLSYVTPQQADAVLKLTEEISRLLSSLQQALEKRR, translated from the coding sequence ATGAGAGAGCAGGAGATTAAGGGATATCGGGATTTGATGGTTTGGCAGCGGGCAATGGATTTGGTAGTGCGATCGTATGAAGTGACAAAGGGGTTGCCAAAGTCTGAGCAGTATGGGCTGATCAGCCAAATTCAAAGAGCGGCTGTTTCGATTCCGGCAAATATCGCTGAAGGCAAGGGAAGGAGGCATTTAGGCGATTATCTCAGACATTTATCGATTGCTAGAGGATCTTTAATGGAATTGGAAACTCATGTGTTGATTGCAGAACGGCTAAGCTACGTGACTCCGCAGCAAGCGGATGCCGTTCTGAAACTGACTGAAGAAATTAGTCGGTTGCTGAGTAGTCTTCAACAAGCCTTAGAAAAACGAAGATAA